From the genome of Gemmatimonadaceae bacterium:
GCGGCGACGGCGCTCCCACTCCGTGACGGGCTCGGCCCACCGCCCGGCCCCGACACACCACGGACGAGCTGCCGCCGCCTTGAGCCTACACCTGGTTTACCAACCTTCAATGGAGACATACAAGGACTCACGGAGACACGGAGGAGCACGGAGGAGAGCTCAGGATCGCCGTTCCCGTGTACCTCCGTTCCTCCGTGTGTCCTCCGTGTTGAAGGCTTCTGGTCCTTGAACTTTCTCAACCAATCTACCTTTGGTCGCGTGCGCGCGCCGGCCTCGGCGTCGAAGTGCAGAACCATTCTCCACCGCGGAGTATCTGGCGGTCGTTGCGGTTCTTGCGGTTCCAAGTGCTCTTAACACGGAGGCGCACGGAGGAGACACGGACGAGACACGGACGAGACTCGGAGGTAAACGAGGGAGTGCCGCGACGCGCCTTCATCCTCCGTGAGACCTCCGTGGACCTCCGTGTCGAGCTTTTCACGTTGCGGTCACCGGCGCCCGATGCGGCCAGTTGCGTGGAGCGCAACGACAAATGGGTCCCAGCTTTCGCTGGGACGTTGGGCGCTGGGACGTTGGGCGCTGGGAAGGTGAGCGCTCGGCGCCGTTTTTCGTTCGCCCGAACCGGCCAGCCGCGTGGAGCGCGACGACAAATGGGTCCCAGCTTTCGCTGGGACGTGGGACGCTGGGCGCTGGGACGGTGGGCGCTGGGAAGGTGCGCCTTCGTGGATCACTCCACCCGGTAGTCCCACAGCTTGAGCGGAAAGCTGTTCGGGAGCACGACGATCTCGTCGATGCGCACCGTCGGTGGAAGCGACGCGAGGTAGACCACCACCTCCGCCACGTCCTCGCTGCGCATCATTTGTGCCCTCACCTCGGCGGGAATCGGGGTCTCCTTCTTGTCCCAGATCGTCGTATCAGTCGGACCCGGGCTCACCACGCTCACGCGCACGCCGTACTTGTGGTTCTCGGCGAGGAGCGCTTGCGTGAGCCCCGCGAGCCCGAACTTGCTCACGCCGTACGGTGCGACGTTAGGCGCCGACTCGTGGCCGGTGATGGAACCGACGTTGATGATCGTCCCCCGCCGGCGCTCGCGCATCCCGCGCACTACGGCGCGGCAGGCGAGGAAGGCGCCGCGCAGGTTCACGTTGACGA
Proteins encoded in this window:
- a CDS encoding SDR family oxidoreductase, producing the protein MTQSARLAGQVALVTGAGRGIGRATALGLAGSGMRVAACSRTLADVEAVAAEIRAAGGEALALRCDVADAAQVDAAVAATERDLGAIDLLVNNAGVGTVRPIEVADYPLEEWDRIVNVNLRGAFLACRAVVRGMRERRRGTIINVGSITGHESAPNVAPYGVSKFGLAGLTQALLAENHKYGVRVSVVSPGPTDTTIWDKKETPIPAEVRAQMMRSEDVAEVVVYLASLPPTVRIDEIVVLPNSFPLKLWDYRVE